From one Flavobacteriales bacterium genomic stretch:
- the bshC gene encoding bacillithiol biosynthesis cysteine-adding enzyme BshC: MPIHRLPYAATHRFSSLVLDHVAGDEFLRAFQDFPATREGLSAAAKARRFDPASRTALVAALKKQYAGIDVNGPVSANIDRLAQADSLTVTTGHQLCLFLGPLYVPFKLLNAIRMAREAESMLGKPVVPIFWMASEDHDRAEIDHTWFIGQKLHWAGPAQGAVGHLELHGISAVVEEACSLLGAGSEADSLRALLRMCYRDGRTLAEATRLFAHALFGRFGLVIIDGDDRGLKQLFVPVMREEVLNGITKRSVDYADAKLKERYAPQAHARSINLFHLRPGHRSRIEAPGGAFQVLDGGPRFTAEELLLDLELRPQDYSPNVLLRPVYQETVLPNIAYIGGGGELAYWMQLKWLFNAVRVPMPAVMLRTSAALIPAKTDRLVAELDLDLADLFKPDHELRTALARAAAGADALLTPEAASLQVIAEAMRRKAGLTDPTLIKSAESAHVRMQRALDGLQARMDRALRRKEATQMQRLDRILAELFPAGALQERRLSALPFIAQRGNVVLDEWLEALDPLDPRFTALVEG, from the coding sequence ATGCCGATCCATCGACTACCCTATGCGGCGACGCACCGATTCTCGTCGCTGGTCCTGGATCACGTGGCGGGCGATGAATTCCTCCGCGCTTTCCAGGATTTCCCGGCCACGCGCGAGGGTCTTTCGGCCGCAGCGAAGGCCCGTCGATTCGATCCTGCATCACGCACGGCGCTCGTGGCCGCGCTGAAGAAGCAGTATGCGGGCATCGACGTCAATGGACCGGTCTCAGCAAACATCGATCGGCTCGCCCAGGCGGATTCGCTCACCGTCACTACAGGCCATCAGCTCTGCCTTTTCCTCGGTCCGCTCTACGTCCCCTTCAAACTCCTGAATGCGATCCGCATGGCCCGGGAGGCGGAATCCATGCTGGGCAAGCCAGTGGTTCCCATCTTCTGGATGGCCAGCGAGGACCATGACCGGGCGGAGATCGATCACACCTGGTTCATCGGGCAGAAGCTGCATTGGGCCGGGCCTGCTCAAGGAGCGGTCGGACACTTGGAGCTGCATGGCATCAGTGCAGTTGTCGAAGAGGCCTGTTCGCTGCTGGGCGCAGGTTCTGAAGCCGATTCGTTGAGAGCCTTGCTGCGCATGTGTTATCGCGATGGCCGAACCCTGGCCGAAGCAACGCGGCTCTTCGCACATGCCCTCTTCGGTCGCTTCGGGCTGGTGATCATTGATGGCGACGACCGAGGGCTCAAGCAGCTCTTCGTGCCGGTGATGCGGGAAGAGGTCCTGAACGGCATCACCAAGCGCTCAGTGGACTACGCTGACGCGAAACTGAAGGAGCGCTACGCGCCGCAGGCCCATGCCCGGAGCATCAACCTCTTCCATCTCCGGCCGGGGCACCGTTCGCGGATCGAAGCTCCTGGCGGAGCATTCCAGGTGCTCGATGGGGGACCGCGCTTCACCGCGGAGGAGCTCCTGCTCGACCTTGAACTGCGCCCGCAGGACTACTCGCCGAATGTGCTGTTGCGGCCGGTTTATCAAGAGACCGTGCTCCCGAACATCGCGTACATCGGTGGTGGTGGGGAACTGGCCTATTGGATGCAGCTGAAGTGGCTCTTCAACGCCGTGCGCGTGCCCATGCCGGCCGTGATGCTCCGCACGAGTGCCGCGTTGATCCCTGCGAAGACGGATCGGCTGGTGGCCGAGCTCGATCTTGACCTCGCGGATCTCTTCAAACCGGATCATGAGCTGCGAACAGCATTGGCCAGGGCGGCTGCAGGTGCCGATGCCTTGCTCACGCCAGAGGCCGCTTCGCTCCAAGTGATCGCTGAAGCCATGCGACGCAAGGCGGGGCTGACGGACCCAACCCTCATCAAGAGCGCCGAGTCGGCCCATGTGCGCATGCAACGGGCGCTTGATGGGTTGCAGGCGCGAATGGATCGTGCGCTTAGGCGCAAGGAGGCGACACAGATGCAGCGGCTCGACCGCATCCTCGCGGAGCTGTTCCCCGCAGGCGCTTTGCAGGAGCGCCGGCTGAGCGCGCTGCCGTTCATCGCGCAGCGCGGCAACGTTGTTCTCGATGAGTGGCTGGAGGCGCTCGACCCGCTGGACCCGCGCTTCACCGCGCTGGTGGAAGG